From one Pseudomonas sp. S35 genomic stretch:
- a CDS encoding Gfo/Idh/MocA family oxidoreductase, with product MNTVIPKIRMGFVGGGEGSFIAQAHRQAAGLDGRFELVCGAFSRDAQNNQLTGSQLGLAQSRCYSTWQLMLEAEQALPAEQRMELLVIVTPNHLHAPVASEALAAGFHVFSEKPAALNLAELQALKTRLHSSVGLYGLAHTYLGYPMVWQAREMVSSGVIGAVRKVLVEYPQGWLSQDVAGQGNKQAEWRGQPELSGLGGCIGDIGTHAFSLAEFVADQAVTHLCATLGVHIEGRQLDDDAAMLLQMEQGASGVLIASQVCAGEENPLSIRVYGDKGGLEWRQEQPASLIHRSLDQPMRVLRSGIGQPWLCEAATQRMRLPAGHPEGYLEAMANLYGDFALAIRGKVEGHTAQGVPGIEVGLRGMAFIEAAIASHNSNDKWTPLECSL from the coding sequence ATGAACACAGTGATACCCAAAATAAGAATGGGCTTTGTCGGTGGGGGAGAAGGTTCTTTTATCGCCCAGGCTCACCGTCAGGCGGCGGGGCTCGATGGGCGTTTTGAGTTGGTGTGCGGAGCGTTCAGTCGCGACGCGCAGAACAATCAGCTCACTGGCAGCCAGCTCGGCCTTGCGCAATCGCGTTGCTACAGCACATGGCAGTTGATGCTGGAGGCCGAGCAAGCACTGCCCGCTGAGCAGCGCATGGAGCTGTTGGTGATCGTCACCCCCAATCATCTTCACGCACCGGTGGCGAGTGAGGCGCTGGCCGCCGGTTTTCATGTGTTCAGCGAGAAGCCCGCGGCATTGAACCTGGCTGAGCTGCAGGCGTTGAAAACTCGCTTGCACAGCAGCGTCGGGCTCTATGGCTTGGCCCACACCTACCTCGGTTACCCCATGGTCTGGCAAGCGCGGGAGATGGTGAGCAGCGGCGTGATCGGCGCAGTGCGCAAGGTGCTGGTGGAGTATCCCCAAGGCTGGCTCAGCCAGGATGTGGCCGGGCAGGGCAACAAGCAGGCCGAGTGGCGGGGGCAGCCGGAATTGTCCGGGTTGGGCGGTTGTATCGGCGATATCGGCACCCATGCCTTTTCCCTGGCGGAGTTTGTGGCCGATCAAGCCGTCACCCACCTGTGCGCCACCTTGGGCGTGCACATCGAAGGTCGTCAGCTGGATGACGACGCCGCGATGCTGTTGCAGATGGAGCAGGGCGCCAGTGGCGTGCTGATCGCCAGTCAGGTCTGCGCCGGCGAAGAAAACCCGTTGAGTATTCGTGTCTATGGCGACAAAGGCGGCCTTGAATGGCGCCAGGAACAACCCGCCAGCCTGATTCACCGTTCGTTGGATCAACCGATGCGTGTACTGCGCTCCGGCATCGGGCAGCCGTGGCTGTGCGAGGCGGCGACCCAGCGCATGCGCTTGCCCGCCGGCCATCCCGAAGGCTACCTGGAAGCAATGGCCAATCTGTATGGCGATTTTGCCCTGGCCATTCGCGGCAAGGTTGAAGGCCATACCGCGCAGGGTGTGCCGGGGATCGAGGTGGGCTTGCGTGGCATGGCGTTTATCGAGGCCGCCATTGCCAGTCACAACAGTAACGACAAGTGGACACCTTTGGAGTGCAGCCTATGA
- a CDS encoding sugar phosphate isomerase/epimerase, protein MTQQTTEGLRGPGIFLAQFISDEAPFDTLANIAQWAASQGYKAIQLPTSGTRYIDLERAAESQSYCDELKAVCASAGVEISELSTHLQGQLVAVHPAFNALFDDFAPDHLRGQPQARTQWAIEQLKLAARASQRLGLTAHATFSGALLWPYMYPWPQRPAGLVEQAFAELAKRWLPILDCFDEAGVDLCYEIHPGEDLHDGASFERFLEAVDHHPRASILYDPSHLLLQQMDYLGFIDRYYPRIRMFHVKDAEFRPDARSGVYGGYQGWVDRPGRFRSLGDGQVDFKSIFSKLTQYGFTGWAVLEWECCLKDSAQGAAEGAGFIRDHMITRSEKAFDDFVSVASDTASNRRLLGLPDA, encoded by the coding sequence ATGACCCAACAGACAACTGAAGGCCTGCGTGGCCCCGGGATATTCCTGGCACAGTTCATCTCTGATGAAGCGCCGTTCGACACCCTGGCCAATATCGCTCAATGGGCAGCGTCTCAGGGCTACAAAGCCATCCAGCTGCCGACCTCCGGTACGCGCTATATCGACCTTGAGCGCGCTGCTGAAAGTCAGAGTTATTGCGATGAATTGAAAGCCGTTTGCGCCAGCGCCGGAGTCGAAATCAGCGAGCTGTCCACCCATCTGCAAGGGCAGTTGGTGGCGGTGCACCCGGCGTTCAATGCGCTGTTCGATGACTTTGCCCCGGACCATCTGCGCGGCCAACCTCAGGCGCGCACCCAGTGGGCCATTGAGCAATTGAAGCTGGCGGCTCGGGCCAGCCAGCGTCTGGGCCTGACAGCCCACGCAACTTTTTCCGGGGCCTTGCTGTGGCCTTATATGTACCCCTGGCCACAACGCCCCGCCGGTTTGGTAGAGCAAGCTTTTGCCGAACTGGCCAAGCGCTGGCTGCCGATCCTCGACTGCTTTGACGAGGCCGGTGTCGACCTGTGCTACGAAATTCACCCCGGTGAGGACCTGCACGACGGCGCTTCGTTCGAGCGTTTTCTCGAGGCGGTCGATCATCACCCCCGTGCGTCCATCCTCTATGACCCCAGTCACCTGCTGTTGCAGCAGATGGACTACCTGGGCTTTATCGACCGTTACTACCCACGTATCCGCATGTTCCACGTCAAGGACGCTGAGTTCCGGCCTGACGCGCGCTCCGGTGTCTATGGCGGGTATCAGGGCTGGGTCGATCGTCCTGGACGGTTCCGTTCATTGGGCGATGGCCAGGTCGACTTCAAGTCAATCTTCAGCAAGCTTACCCAATACGGTTTCACAGGCTGGGCCGTTCTGGAGTGGGAGTGCTGCCTGAAAGACTCCGCCCAAGGTGCCGCCGAAGGCGCGGGGTTCATCCGCGACCACATGATTACCCGAAGCGAAAAGGCCTTTGACGATTTTGTCAGCGTGGCCAGTGATACGGCTTCCAACCGGCGTTTGCTGGGCTTGCCTGACGCCTGA
- a CDS encoding LacI family DNA-binding transcriptional regulator yields MSSIREVARLAGVSVATVSRTLKSPDCVREATRDKVNAAVEQTGYRPNLMAVQFRSRRTGNLVILVPKIANTFFARVISGAQLAAQAAGYRLLLCDTQGREDIEREFAELVYAHQADGVIQLRAFDPFPADSLETPPMVNACEVIKGGRHPTISLDNHAAAQAMTEHLISLGHRRIGLIKGPQSSSLTQDRVAGYQTALDQAGIPSDPTIICHGDFSLRAGYDGAATLLRMPDRPTALFCENDEMAIGALKRIKEAGLRVPEDISLVGFDDIPLAQYCDPPLTTIAQPAEGFGRRAVEMLIDLIEKKTTPPQPVILPFELTIRNSSATPSTQ; encoded by the coding sequence TTGTCCAGTATTCGTGAGGTCGCCCGGCTCGCCGGCGTCTCGGTGGCGACCGTATCGCGCACCTTGAAATCCCCCGATTGCGTGCGCGAGGCTACTCGGGACAAGGTCAACGCGGCCGTTGAACAAACCGGTTATCGCCCCAATCTCATGGCCGTGCAATTCCGCTCACGGCGCACCGGAAACCTGGTGATTCTGGTGCCGAAAATTGCCAACACCTTTTTTGCTCGGGTGATCAGCGGTGCCCAGCTGGCTGCCCAGGCTGCCGGTTACCGGCTGTTGCTGTGCGACACCCAAGGGCGCGAGGACATCGAGCGTGAGTTTGCCGAACTGGTCTATGCCCACCAGGCCGATGGCGTGATCCAGTTGCGCGCCTTCGACCCCTTCCCCGCCGACAGCCTTGAGACCCCGCCCATGGTCAACGCCTGCGAAGTGATCAAGGGTGGGCGCCACCCCACCATCAGCCTCGACAACCATGCCGCCGCCCAGGCAATGACTGAACACCTGATCAGCCTAGGCCATCGGCGGATCGGCCTGATCAAGGGCCCTCAAAGCAGCTCCCTGACCCAGGATCGGGTTGCGGGTTACCAGACCGCCCTGGATCAAGCCGGCATCCCCAGCGACCCCACGATTATTTGCCACGGTGACTTCAGTTTGCGCGCCGGCTACGACGGCGCCGCCACCCTGCTGAGGATGCCGGACCGCCCGACCGCGCTGTTTTGTGAGAACGATGAGATGGCCATTGGTGCGCTCAAGCGCATCAAGGAAGCGGGCCTGCGCGTGCCCGAGGATATTTCGTTGGTGGGCTTCGATGACATTCCGCTGGCGCAGTACTGCGACCCGCCGTTGACCACCATCGCCCAGCCCGCCGAGGGCTTTGGACGCAGGGCCGTGGAGATGCTGATCGACTTGATCGAAAAGAAAACCACGCCCCCGCAGCCGGTGATACTACCGTTTGAGCTGACGATACGTAATAGTTCGGCGACCCCGTCAACTCAATAG
- a CDS encoding sugar phosphate isomerase/epimerase, with protein MRVLKKMALATLVAGCTLNATHLLATPTADRQIALQMYTLRNVGTLEQQFSLAQSAGFSAVELVGDQGASRDELSRLLQKYNLTVTSAHVQLDALRRQLPETIAFNRAVGNKVLIVPYLQPAERPSDARGWQKLGDELNALGARLRKEGMRLAYHNHDFEMKKYQGKTGLEWLVDATRPKNLALEIDAAWVSRGGQDPVRLIKRYPDRLFALHAKDNAGIGVRDDERNFAPLGEGLLAWGEIVAQAQEEARPLYIVEHDLPKDPAAVIRVSKLNLQRELLRESRERKLE; from the coding sequence ATGCGCGTCCTCAAAAAAATGGCACTGGCCACACTCGTTGCCGGCTGCACACTAAATGCCACACACCTGCTGGCGACCCCCACCGCAGATCGGCAGATCGCCTTGCAGATGTACACTCTGCGCAATGTCGGGACTCTGGAGCAGCAATTTTCCCTAGCACAAAGCGCAGGGTTTTCCGCGGTTGAGTTGGTCGGTGACCAGGGTGCCAGCCGTGATGAACTCAGTCGGCTGCTGCAAAAATACAACCTGACCGTCACCTCTGCCCATGTGCAACTGGACGCCCTGCGTCGCCAGTTACCTGAAACCATCGCCTTCAACCGTGCCGTGGGCAACAAGGTTCTGATAGTGCCTTACCTGCAGCCCGCGGAACGGCCGAGCGATGCGCGAGGTTGGCAAAAACTGGGTGACGAGCTGAATGCCTTGGGGGCCCGGCTGCGCAAGGAGGGTATGCGGCTGGCGTATCACAACCATGATTTCGAGATGAAAAAATACCAGGGCAAGACGGGGCTCGAATGGCTGGTGGATGCCACCCGGCCCAAAAATCTGGCGCTGGAGATAGACGCGGCCTGGGTGTCACGCGGTGGGCAAGACCCGGTCCGGTTGATCAAGCGGTACCCGGACCGGCTGTTTGCCCTGCACGCCAAAGACAACGCCGGTATCGGCGTACGCGACGATGAGCGCAATTTTGCACCCCTGGGCGAGGGCTTGCTGGCCTGGGGTGAAATAGTTGCGCAAGCGCAAGAGGAGGCGAGACCTCTGTACATTGTTGAACATGACTTGCCCAAGGATCCGGCGGCGGTCATCAGGGTATCCAAGCTGAATTTGCAACGTGAACTGCTGCGTGAGAGCCGCGAAAGAAAACTGGAATAA
- a CDS encoding site-specific integrase, with amino-acid sequence MLPDRAVVFRRKLSDAFIRSLTEPGKHADGDVPGLYLEVRVSSRAGKPPSKFWRLKYRLHGKENRFSIGAYPDIGLKEARDIARDARRDVANHIAPLKAKTAKIEAQLLNEERTFEYVAKQWLTFKSAELVTKSIAGFSGALSNHILPAIGNKPVSEIKLEHITTIITELRRQRIMAMARRVRTIIRSILGFAEGRGWVERNVALSNIEELKIRHVVTSNPAIERPADLGRFLLRLDDCNDGSVTNAMRLLVMLPVRPGELVQMRWEDVDLVGADWRYVVSKTKHLDKSKHIVPLPEQALDLLRALSKTRVVDEEGKGWVFVSPVYPGRPINPTSMLKSFQRIWPEYDITAHGFRATYRTIAHEHLGIDPIVLELSLSHRMPGALGAVYARAQLLDQRREAAQKWTDYLDLLRKKAALVADYSGGAS; translated from the coding sequence ATGCTCCCAGATCGTGCGGTTGTTTTCAGACGAAAACTCAGCGATGCGTTCATCCGTTCGCTGACCGAACCCGGCAAGCACGCCGACGGCGATGTCCCTGGCCTCTACTTGGAGGTCAGGGTGTCGAGCAGGGCAGGAAAGCCTCCCTCCAAGTTCTGGCGCTTGAAGTATCGGCTGCATGGCAAGGAGAACCGCTTCTCGATCGGTGCCTACCCCGACATCGGTCTGAAGGAGGCACGCGACATTGCCCGCGACGCACGCCGTGACGTGGCCAACCACATTGCTCCGCTCAAAGCGAAGACCGCGAAGATCGAGGCACAGTTGCTCAACGAAGAGCGCACCTTCGAGTATGTGGCCAAGCAGTGGCTAACATTTAAGTCCGCCGAATTGGTCACCAAGTCCATCGCGGGGTTTAGTGGCGCGCTGAGTAACCACATCTTGCCTGCCATCGGCAATAAACCAGTCAGCGAGATCAAGCTGGAACACATCACCACAATCATCACGGAACTGCGACGCCAGCGCATCATGGCCATGGCCCGGCGCGTACGCACTATCATCCGTTCCATCCTGGGCTTTGCCGAAGGTCGCGGCTGGGTGGAGCGTAACGTGGCGCTCAGTAACATCGAGGAGCTGAAGATTCGCCACGTCGTGACCAGTAACCCGGCGATCGAAAGACCAGCAGACCTGGGCAGGTTTCTTCTACGCCTGGATGACTGCAACGACGGTAGCGTTACCAACGCGATGCGTCTGCTGGTGATGTTGCCGGTCCGCCCTGGCGAACTGGTGCAGATGCGCTGGGAAGACGTCGACCTGGTCGGTGCCGATTGGCGTTACGTCGTGAGCAAGACCAAGCACCTGGACAAGAGCAAGCACATCGTGCCGTTGCCCGAGCAAGCCTTGGACCTGTTACGCGCGCTAAGTAAAACCCGCGTGGTGGACGAAGAAGGCAAAGGATGGGTGTTCGTCTCACCGGTCTATCCGGGTCGCCCGATCAATCCGACCTCAATGCTCAAGTCCTTTCAGCGTATCTGGCCAGAGTACGACATCACTGCCCACGGCTTTCGTGCTACCTACCGGACCATTGCTCACGAGCACCTGGGCATTGATCCCATTGTACTGGAACTTTCTTTATCCCACAGAATGCCTGGAGCACTTGGCGCCGTATATGCACGTGCACAGCTTCTTGATCAGCGTCGTGAGGCGGCTCAAAAATGGACAGACTATTTGGACCTATTGAGGAAAAAAGCAGCACTTGTTGCAGATTACTCAGGAGGAGCAAGCTAG
- a CDS encoding nucleoside permease, whose translation MTWMTARLSAMMFLQFFIWGGWFVTLGTFLSSQLGASGGQIGMAFSTQSWGAIIAPFVIGLIADRFFNAERILAVLHLVGAVLLYQLYRAPDFGAFYPYVLAYMMIYMPTLALVNSVAFRQMRDPALEFSRIRVWGTVGWIVAGVVISFVFAWDSKEAIASGGLRNTFLMAALASVVLGLYSFTLPNTAPLKSETRRSGLKQMLGLDALGLLKDRSYLVFFIASILICIPLAFYYQNANPFLAEIGVTNPTAKMAIGQVSEVLFMLLLPLFIHRFGIKIALLMGMLAWALRYVLFAYGNNADLAFMLFTGIALHGICYDFFFVSGQIYTDAKTPERFRSSAQGLITLATYGFGMLIGFWVAGHVSDYYATPASHQWQSIWLFPACFSLGVVLVFLFAFRDARAVEPNPAKI comes from the coding sequence ATGACGTGGATGACTGCGCGCTTGAGCGCCATGATGTTTCTGCAGTTCTTTATCTGGGGTGGCTGGTTCGTCACCTTGGGCACTTTCCTGTCCAGCCAGTTGGGCGCCAGCGGCGGCCAGATTGGCATGGCGTTCTCGACCCAGTCCTGGGGCGCGATCATTGCCCCGTTCGTGATCGGGCTGATCGCTGACCGCTTCTTCAATGCCGAGCGCATCCTGGCAGTGTTGCACCTGGTGGGCGCGGTGTTGCTCTATCAGCTCTACCGCGCGCCGGACTTTGGCGCGTTCTATCCCTACGTGCTGGCCTACATGATGATCTATATGCCGACCCTGGCACTGGTCAACTCCGTGGCCTTTCGGCAGATGCGCGACCCGGCGCTGGAGTTCTCGCGCATTCGCGTGTGGGGTACCGTGGGCTGGATCGTCGCCGGGGTGGTCATCAGTTTTGTCTTCGCCTGGGATTCGAAAGAGGCGATTGCTTCGGGTGGCCTGCGCAACACCTTCCTGATGGCCGCATTGGCGTCTGTGGTGCTGGGTCTGTACAGCTTCACCCTGCCGAATACCGCACCGCTGAAGTCCGAGACGCGCCGCAGCGGCCTCAAGCAGATGCTTGGGCTGGATGCCCTGGGGCTGCTGAAAGATCGCAGCTACCTGGTGTTCTTCATTGCGTCGATCCTGATCTGCATCCCGCTGGCGTTCTATTACCAGAATGCCAATCCGTTCCTCGCGGAAATCGGCGTGACCAACCCCACGGCGAAGATGGCCATCGGGCAGGTCTCCGAAGTGCTGTTCATGCTTTTGCTGCCGCTTTTCATTCACCGCTTCGGCATCAAGATCGCGTTACTGATGGGCATGCTGGCCTGGGCTTTGCGCTACGTGTTGTTCGCCTACGGCAATAACGCGGACCTGGCCTTCATGCTGTTCACCGGTATTGCCCTGCACGGCATCTGCTACGACTTTTTCTTTGTGTCCGGGCAGATCTACACCGATGCGAAAACCCCGGAGCGCTTCAGAAGCTCGGCCCAAGGTCTGATCACTCTGGCGACCTACGGCTTTGGCATGCTGATCGGTTTCTGGGTCGCGGGCCATGTCTCCGATTACTACGCCACCCCTGCGAGCCATCAATGGCAGAGCATTTGGTTATTCCCGGCCTGCTTCTCTCTGGGCGTGGTGCTGGTGTTTCTGTTTGCCTTCCGCGATGCGCGTGCGGTGGAACCGAATCCCGCCAAGATTTGA